A single genomic interval of Camelina sativa cultivar DH55 chromosome 11, Cs, whole genome shotgun sequence harbors:
- the LOC104727247 gene encoding F-box protein At5g65850-like, with protein sequence MSVTEDRLPIISRRSKRTKISPNGVEENSFQIPIDLVFEILLRLPAKSVAACRCVSKLWGSLISRQDFTELFFTKSVHRPKLLFTCRKDGKLFFFSSPPDENSSADSLVSFSSSCRVSRPINGLVCLERDVKKTNETVRVICNPSTGQCLNLPKPTTTWSGLRIHNFFVYEPIEKQFKLLLSCGIHEHLVLTLGTGELSWRVIEPSKPHCIHRLSNICINGVLYYPATDMSSTDDIIVCFDVSSEKFRFITAIQGFIQAGHDGVLINYNGKLASLVSKRSRIVDRRSKSIELWVLQDVENQECIKHTYVLPTWWQDIVGTGCYTFVGVTRSKEFMFSPWYQTVPFYVFYFNIEKQTIRRAAIRGMEALQGHTVLTFLDHVENVKPLSLCFS encoded by the coding sequence ATGAGTGTCACGGAGGATCGTCTTCCAATAATATCTCGACGCAGTAAGCGAACGAAGATCTCGCCGAATGGAGTAGAAGAAAACTCATTCCAGATCCCAATTGATCTTGTTTTCGAGATACTCTTGAGACTGCCGGCGAAATCTGTTGCGGCTTGTCGTTGCGTGTCGAAGCTTTGGGGATCATTAATCAGCCGTCAAGACTTCACGGAGTtgttcttcaccaaatctgtgCATCGCCCGAAACTATTGTTCACCTGCCGAAAAGATGgtaaactcttcttcttctcgtcacCTCCGGATGAGAACTCGTCCGCCGATTCTCTTGTGAGTTTCTCCTCTTCCTGTCGCGTCTCTCGTCCTATCAATGGCTTGGTGTGTCTTGAGCGAGACGTTAAGAAAACGAATGAAACGGTGAGAGTGATATGTAATCCTAGCACGGGACAGTGTTTGAACTTGCCCAAACCGACGACGACGTGGAGTGGGCTTCGTATACACAACTTCTTCGTGTATGAACCGATTGAGAAACAATTCAAGTTATTGTTGTCTTGTGGAATTCATGAGCATCTAGTTCTAACTCTAGGAACTGGAGAATTGTCTTGGAGGGTGATTGAACCTTCCAAGCCTCATTGTATTCATAGATTGTCTAATATATGCATCAACGGTGTTCTGTATTATCCAGCTACCGATATGTCTTCAACGGATGACATAATCGTTTGCTTTGATGTCAGCTCCGAGAAGTTTAGATTTATTACAGCCATCCAAGGTTTCATTCAAGCAGGGCATGATGGAGTTCTGATCAACTACAATGGTAAATTAGCTTCGCTTGTTTCTAAAAGAAGTCGCATTGTTGATAGAAGAAGTAAAAGCATCGAGTTGTGGGTTCTACAAGATGTGGAAAACCAGGAATGTATTAAGCATACGTACGTATTGCCCACTTGGTGGCAGGATATAGTTGGAACTGGTTGTTATACTTTTGTTGGAGTGACTCGTTCAaaagaatttatgttttcgCCATGGTATCAAACTGTGCCTTTCTATGTCTTCTACTTCAATATTGAGAAACAAACGATTAGAAGAGCTGCAATACGAGGAATGGAAGCGCTTCAGGGTCACACAGTCCTCACCTTTTTAGACCATGTAGAAAACGTTAAGCCTCTATCCTTATGTTTTAGTTag
- the LOC104727248 gene encoding protein arginine N-methyltransferase 2-like: MEEADQLRVAAKSGDLKKVQTLINSGADVTHFDNEGLTPLMHAAKIGNAEIVTALLESGAPWNALTPSNLSAGDFAMEEGHQEAFDLLLKTGIQSELILGTIARNQTKNEYSNQEYLQDRVSFSEDKIMDSESKGVMMAWEKPLMEAHAKAICINGGRILNVGFGMGLVDTAIQQYGPSKHTIIEAHPEVYKRMIESGWGEKENVQIVFGRWQDVLDKLDDRFDGIFFDTYGEYYEDLREFHQNLPKLLKPDGVYSYFNGFCGSNAFFHVVYCNLVTLEIENLGFSTQLIPLPVKDCLGDDVWEGVKQKYWQLDTYYLPVCQFSD; encoded by the coding sequence ATGGAAGAAGCAGATCAGTTACGTGTAGCTGCTAAATCCGGCGACTTGAAAAAGGTCCAAACTTTAATAAACTCCGGCGCCGACGTTACACATTTCGACAACGAAGGTCTGACTCCGTTAATGCACGCCGCTAAAATCGGAAACGCAGAGATAGTAACGGCGTTACTCGAATCCGGAGCTCCGTGGAACGCGTTAACTCCATCGAATCTCTCAGCAGGAGACTTCGCCATGGAAGAAGGACACCAAGAAGCCTTCGATCTCCTTCTCAAAACCGGAATCCAATCAGAGCTAATCTTAGGAACAATcgcaagaaaccaaaccaagaaCGAGTACTCTAACCAAGAGTATCTTCAAGATCGTGTTAGTTTCAGTGAAGACAAGATCATGGATAGTGAAAGCAAAGGTGTGATGATGGCTTGGGAAAAACCATTAATGGAAGCTCACGCTAAAGCGATTTGTATCAACGGTGGTCGCATTCTAAACGTTGGATTCGGTATGGGACTTGTAGATACTGCGATTCAACAGTATGGTCCGAGTAAACACACGATCATCGAAGCTCATCCTGAGGTGTATAAGCGTATGATTGAATCTGGctggggagagaaagagaatgtGCAGATTGTTTTTGGAAGGTGGCAAGATGTTCTTGATAAGCTTGATGATCGTTTTGATGGGATATTTTTTGATACTTATGGAGAGTATTATGAAGATTTGAGAGAGTTTCATCAGAATCTTCCCAAGTTGTTGAAGCCTGATGGGGTTTATTCGTATTTCAATGGGTTTTGTGGGAGTAATGCGTTTTTTCACGTTGTGTATTGCAATTTGGTGACTTTGGAGATtgagaatttagggtttagcaCTCAGTTGATTCCATTGCCGGTTAAGGATTGCCTTGGGGATGATGTTTGGGAAGGTGTCAAGCAAAAGTATTGGCAGCTTGATACTTATTATCTCCCTGTTTGTCAGTTTAGTGACTGA
- the LOC104727250 gene encoding phytosulfokines 5-like, whose translation MVKFSTFFIIALLICSTLTYASARLNPTSVYPEEISIKKLEQGEENCEGVGEEECVLIRRTLVAHTDYIYTQNHSP comes from the exons ATGGTTAAGTTCAGTACTTTCTTCATCATAGCTCTTCTTATCTGTTCCACGCTTACATACGCATCAGCCAGGCTCAATCCAACCTCCGTTTATCCGGAAGAAATCTCCATCAAG AAATTAGAACAAGGAGAGGAAAACTGTGAAGGTGTGGGAGAAGAAGAGTGCGTCTTGATACGAAGAACTTTAGTTGCTCACACTGATTACATCTACACTCAAAACCACAGTCCTTAA
- the LOC104727252 gene encoding ACT domain-containing protein ACR1, producing the protein MMEIAYQPRIDSEIESLVERINPPRVCVDNDSDPECTLVKVDSANKYGILLDMVQVFADLDLVISKSYISSDGEWFMDVFHVTDQLGNKLTDRSLILYIQQAICSSRTGGITKEMQSNLKREVQQRHVCTEHTAFEITGINRPGLLSEISAVLSDIGCHVTAAVAWTHHERAAMVIYLEDGFNGGPIIDPIRKAQVKDHLDTVMEAHHIVGDESRVVVRIVEAKGAPVGWAHTERRLHELMYAEGDYESCSDCDCFSGDRCDALWRGRCERIHVAIEACNGYSMVNVKCRDRPKLLFDTVCALKELQFVVFHAVAGAKGSTAEQEYFIRKKNGCTLETEVQRERLRHCLVAAISRRASRGLKLEIRTENKMGLLSEVTRVVRENGLSITRAEMSTQGDIAVGSFYVTDVNGGETDPNAVEAVVRELGGAVVSAVKAVGMMPMRMGSTSDSVELRDKTKSSIGRMIWSKLERLSSSIKSL; encoded by the exons ATgatggagatagcttatcagcCTCGGATTGATTCCGAGATCGAATCACTAGTCGAGAGAATCAATCCTCCCAG GGTTTGTGTAGACAACGACTCAGACCCAGAGTGCACACTTGTTaag GTAGATAGCGCGAACAAGTACGGGATATTACTGGACATGGTTCAAGTTTTCGCTGATCTCGATCTCGTTATCTCCAAATCTTACATCTCATCCGACGGTGAATGGTTCATGGATG TGTTTCACGTGACGGACCAACTCGGGAATAAGCTCACAGACCGAAGCCTTATTCTCTACATTCAACAG gCAATATGTTCTAGTAGAACGGGAGGTATAACAAAGGAGATGCAAAGTAATCTAAAACGTGAGGTGCAACAGCGCCACGTGTGTACAGAGCATACGGCGTTTGAGATAACCGGAATAAACAGACCGGGTCTACTGTCCGAAATCTCTGCCGTACTTTCCGACATTGGATGTCACGTGACAGCCGCTGTTGCATGGACCCACCACGAGCGAGCGGCCATGGTGATTTATCTAGAAGATGGGTTTAACGGTGGGCCTATTATTGACCCGATAAGAAAGGCCCAAGTAAAAGATCATCTGGATACCGTCATGGAAGCCCATCATATAGTCGGCGATGAGTCTCGCGTCGTCGTGAGGATCGTCGAGGCTAAAGGAGCTCCGGTCGGGTGGGCTCACACTGAGAGACGACTTCATGAGCTAATGTACGCCGAAGGAGACTATGAGAGCTGCTCCGATTGCGATTGCTTCAGTGGTGACAG GTGCGATGCTTTGTGGAGAGGAAGATGCGAGAGGATACATGTAGCGATCGAGGCATGTAATGGTTATTCCATGGTGAACGTTAAGTGTAGAGACAGGCCAAAACTACTTTTCGACACGGTGTGTGCTTTAAAAGAGTTACAATTCGTAGTGTTTCACGCGGTCGCCGGAGCTAAAGGGTCCACGGCGGAGCAAGAATATTTCATAAGGAAGAAGAATGGTTGCACGTTAGAAACGGAGGTGCAAAGAGAGAGACTAAGACATTGTTTGGTTGCTGCGATTTCGAGACGGGCTTCACGAGGTTTGAAACTTGAGATTCGGACGGAGAACAAGATGGGTTTGTTGTCGGAAGTGACCAGAGTTGTGAGAGAGAACGGTTTGTCGATAACGAGAGCTGAGATGAGTACTCAAGGTGATATTGCGGTTGGTTCGTTTTATGTTACGGATGTGAATGGTGGTGAGACGGATCCAAACGCGGTCGAAGCGGTTGTACGAGAACTGGGTGGAGCGGTTGTGTCAGCGGTTAAAGCGGTTGGGATGATGCCAATGAGGATGGGTTCAACGAGTGATAGTGTGGAGCTGCGAGACAAAACTAAGTCGTCGATTGGGAGAATGATTTGGTCTAAATTAGAGAGGTTATCATCGTCGATAAAATCGTTGTGA
- the LOC104729083 gene encoding DEAD-box ATP-dependent RNA helicase 27-like, protein MADLDLDLEQQKKSRKRERDEAKKKILKKLAIKQEKESILIHDEPNQKKKNKKNKDVNVVKSKEEEEEEDNGQEEEEEEEEEEEEEEEEKGEETSGNGIMTGETFESLNLSDKTLKSIKELGFKFLTEIQAKAIPPLMQGEDLLGAARTGSGKTLAFLIPAIELLYNVSFTPRNGTGVIIICPTRELAIQSFLVAKELLKYHSQTVGKVIGGENRKKETEILVKGVNLLVATPGRLLDHLQNTNGFVFKNLKYLVMDEADRILEQNFEEDLKKIIKILPMTRQTSLFSATQTSQVKDLARVSLKEHEHVYIDVDEGRKEVTNEGLEQGYCVVPSAKRLIFLLTFLKRFLGKKKIMVFFSTCKSTKFHAELFRYIKLDCLEIRRGMDQTKRSSIFFQFNKAETGILLCTDVASRGLDIPHVDWIVQYDPPEDAKTYIHRVGRTARGEGAKGKALLVLTPNELQFIWHLKAEKIPVEQHEFEEGKLLNVKSFLVKYFCSFLKGLLH, encoded by the exons ATGGcggatttggatttggatttggagcagcagaagaagagtagaaaaagagaaagagatgaagcgaagaagaagatactaaaGAAGCTAGCAATTAAGCAAGAGAAGGAATCGATCTTAATCCACGACGAAccgaatcagaagaagaagaataagaagaacaaGGATGTGAATGTTGTGaagtcaaaagaagaagaagaagaagaagacaatggccaagaggaagaagaagaagaagaagaagaagaagaagaagaagaagaagaaaaaggggaGGAAACTAGTGGGAATGGTATAATGACTGGTGAAACGTTCGAGTCATTGAATTTATCtgataaaactttaaaatctatCAAAGAGCTGGGCTTCAAATTCTTGACTGAG ATACAAGCTAAAGCAATTCCACCATTGATGCAAGGAGAAGATTTGCTTGGAGCTGCCAGGACTGGTTCTGGTAAAACCTTAGCTTTTCTTATTCCTGCTATTGAGCTTCTTTACAATGTCAGCTTTACTCCTCGCAACGGTACTGGTGTTATCATCATTTGCCCAACTAGAGAGCTTGCTATTCAG TCTTTTTTAGTAGCCAAAGAGCTTCTCAAGTATCATTCACAGACTGTGGGAAAGGTTATTGGCGGTgagaacagaaagaaagaaactgagaTTCTTGTCAAAGGTGTTAATTTGTTAGTAGCTACCCCTGGTAGACTTCTTGACCACCTTCAAAACACTAATGGTTTTGTATTCAAGAACTTGAAG TATCTTGTAATGGATGAGGCTGATAGGATCTTGGAACAGAACTTTGAAGAAGACCTGAAGAAGATTATCAAGATTTTACCAATG ACAAGGCAGACGTCCCTGTTTTCGGCCACACAGACTTCCCAG GTTAAGGATCTGGCTCGGGTGTCACTTAAAGAACATGAACATGTTTATATCGATGTGGATGAAGGACGAAAAGAG GTTACAAATGAAGGCTTGGAGCAAGGTTATTGTGTTGTGCCAAGTGCTAAgcgattaatttttttactgacCTTCTTGAAGAGGTTCCttgggaaaaagaaaatcatgGTGTTTTTCTCTACATGCAAATCGACAAAGTTCCATGCGGAACTCTTTCGATATATCAAATTAGATTGCCTTGAAATCCGTAGAGGGATGGACCAGACCAAACGAAGCTCaatatttttccaatttaaTAAAGCGGAAACGGGTATTCTGTTGTGTACTGATGTTGCTTCCCGTGGTCTTGATATTCCCCATGTG GACTGGATTGTGCAGTATGATCCCCCTGAAGACGCTAAG acgtatattCATAGAGTTGGTAGAACCGCTCGTGGTGAAGGAGCAAAAGGAAAGGCTCTGCTTGTCTTAACTCCAAATGAGTTGCAATTTATTTGGCATCTCAAG GCGGAAAAAATTCCCGTTGAGCAACATGAATTTGAAGAAGGGAAATTGCTCAATGTGAAATCTTTTCTGGTAAAATATTTTTGCTCTTTCTTAAAAGGTTTACTACACTGA